The following coding sequences are from one Capsicum annuum cultivar UCD-10X-F1 chromosome 3, UCD10Xv1.1, whole genome shotgun sequence window:
- the LOC107864863 gene encoding uncharacterized protein LOC107864863 yields the protein MEELGLYRINNFVVTSNSKKFKDYNAQAQVDFHKNNFYRDPSFHMDIFNLHPFDQLTIHHIIDDTELFDVVGQVVTYKGVQTFKQGDSNSVFINIALEDDKLNAACDSNYERLSQTNSQQCNSITDELAKGIVPFKYINDLTVCTEEASYWIAAKVVCFDLDHGWSYMACNKCIIKVEQDGNSFFCPKCNSEAKVVHRYRLQVRVMDETDLITLLLWNREAVQLMEKTAKELKKGLIDDDECLYPSELDDIVEKKLMFKVTVKESNIYKQDEVYKVLKFAADESFFKEYCHPSLNFFKE from the exons ATGGAGGAACTTGGGTTATATCGCATTAACAACTTTGTTGTTacatcaaattccaagaaatttAAAGACTACAACGCACAAGCACAGGTTGATTTTCATAAAAACAACTTCTATCGAGATCCTTCATTTCATATGGACATCTTTAATTTGCATCCATTTGACCAACTGACAATTCACCATATTATCGATGACACAGAACTTTTTG ATGTTGTTGGCCAGGTTGTAACATATAAAGGTGTTCAAACATTCAAGCAAGGAGACAGTAATAGTGTATTCATAAATATTGCGCTAGAAGATGATAA ATTAAATGCAGCATGTGATTCTAATTATGAGCGGCTTAGCCAGACAAATTCTCAACAGTGTAATTCTATCACGGATGAGTTAGCCAAAGGAATTGTACCTTTTAAATATATCAATGATTTGACTGTATGCACAGAA GAAGCTAGCTATTGGATTGCTGCAAAAGTTGTTTGTTTTGATCTTGATCATGGTTGGTCATACATGGCTTGCAACAAGTGTATTATAAAGGTTGAACAAGATGGAAACTCATTTTTTTGTCCAAAATGCAATTCAGAGGCAAAAGTTGTTCACAG GTATAGGCTGCAAGTTCGTGTAATGGATGAAACTGATCTTATAACCCTATTACTTTGGAACCGTGAAGCTGTGCAACTTATGGAAAAAACTGCAAAAGAATTAAAGAAGGGCttaattgatgatgatgaatgtttGTATCCAAGTgaattggatgatattgttgaaaaaaaactCATGTTTAAGGTCACGGTGAAGGAATCTAATATATACAAGCAGGATGAAGTCTACAAAGTTCTAAAATTTGCTGCTGATGAATCTTTTTTCAAGGAATATTGTCATCCTTCACTAAACTTTTTCAAGGAATAA